One window from the genome of Actinoplanes teichomyceticus ATCC 31121 encodes:
- the mraY gene encoding phospho-N-acetylmuramoyl-pentapeptide-transferase, with translation MRAVIVAAAVAFLISLFGTPIAIRVFSALKAGQPIRSIGPQTHLGKRGTPTMGGVAFIIATVFAYVAGHVALTTLPDRQIAQERPTMTALVLLGLFVFCGAVGFLDDFLKVRKRNSDGLSAKGKLLGQLLVGTGFGVAALYFPSTNGETVASERISFIRDVSWLDVGKVGAVMVFVFVIMAMSNGVNLTDGLDGLATGASILVLGAYSLIGFWQYRHWCGDNDYRLTNQLTEQHCYQVRDPLEIALIAAAAAAACVGFLWWNTNPARIFMGDTGALGLGGLIGGLAVATRTTLLSVIIGGLFVIITMSVVIQIISFKTTGKRVFRMSPLQHHFELAGWSEVNIVVRFWIIAGICAAIGLGLFYSDHLAVMG, from the coding sequence GTGAGGGCAGTCATCGTCGCGGCCGCGGTCGCCTTTCTCATCTCGCTCTTCGGCACCCCGATCGCCATCCGGGTCTTCTCGGCGCTGAAGGCCGGGCAGCCGATCCGCAGCATCGGCCCGCAGACCCACCTGGGCAAGCGGGGCACCCCGACGATGGGTGGCGTGGCGTTCATCATCGCCACCGTCTTCGCGTACGTCGCCGGGCATGTCGCGCTGACCACGCTGCCGGACCGGCAGATCGCCCAGGAGCGGCCCACCATGACCGCGCTGGTGCTGCTCGGTCTGTTCGTGTTCTGCGGCGCGGTCGGCTTCCTCGACGACTTCCTGAAGGTCCGCAAGCGCAACTCCGACGGTCTCAGCGCCAAGGGCAAGCTGCTCGGCCAGCTGCTGGTCGGCACCGGGTTCGGCGTCGCCGCGCTGTACTTCCCGAGCACCAACGGCGAGACCGTGGCCAGCGAGCGCATCTCCTTCATCCGGGACGTGAGCTGGCTGGACGTCGGCAAGGTCGGCGCGGTCATGGTCTTCGTCTTCGTGATCATGGCGATGTCCAACGGCGTGAACCTGACCGACGGCCTGGACGGCCTGGCCACCGGCGCGTCGATCCTGGTCCTCGGGGCGTACTCGCTGATCGGTTTCTGGCAGTACCGGCACTGGTGCGGCGACAACGACTACCGGCTCACCAACCAGCTCACCGAGCAGCACTGCTACCAGGTCCGTGACCCGCTGGAGATCGCGCTGATCGCGGCGGCGGCGGCCGCGGCCTGTGTCGGCTTCCTGTGGTGGAACACCAACCCGGCCCGGATCTTCATGGGTGACACCGGCGCGCTCGGCCTGGGCGGCCTGATCGGCGGCCTGGCGGTGGCCACCCGGACCACGCTGCTCTCGGTGATCATCGGTGGCCTGTTCGTGATCATCACGATGTCCGTGGTGATCCAGATCATCTCGTTCAAGACCACCGGCAAGCGGGTCTTCCGGATGTCGCCGCTGCAGCACCACTTCGAGCTGGCCGGCTGGAGCGAGGTCAACATCGTGGTGCGGTTCTGGATCATCGCCGGCATCTGCGCCGCCATCGGCCTGGGCCTGTTCTACAGCGACCACCTGGCGGTCATGGGCTAA
- a CDS encoding FtsW/RodA/SpoVE family cell cycle protein, with amino-acid sequence MADDRTEKARPSLSRQLLPAVHGLLARPLSSYYLLIAGSGLLLLIGLTMVFSASSVKAYATNGNAFSAISSQAVFALLGLVAFWVCQRLPALTLRTLGKYILGAAIALLGVLDLMNALNGLGVLKAAADGSVSVGPVSANLLWLYVGGFGIQPSELAKLGMVLWGADVIARKGPALAHWRELAMPLFPVVGLLFVLVGYNDVGTMLVLLALIVGLLWAAGVRLRVFGALGVLGLAGIGLLIAAASRGAGSGSAEADTNYRVERLTAFLTPLEKCNLDGACYQLIQGRSAIFEGGWFGVGLGKGALKWGWVPEAENDFIFSIVAEELGVVGCAVVLALFSVLAYTGFRIARRSADPFRRLAAASITTWLVAQAVINMGGVVGVLPITGLPLPFISAGGSALVVAMAAIGILASFARAEPDAARALNARPTPRWVRLVWAPLPPLSPPRRPGQPRPPAQKQPGTRAPVGGGRSRL; translated from the coding sequence ATGGCGGACGACCGTACCGAGAAGGCCCGCCCGTCACTGAGCCGGCAGCTGCTGCCCGCGGTGCACGGGCTGCTGGCCCGCCCCCTGTCGTCGTACTACCTGCTGATCGCCGGCTCCGGCCTGCTGCTGCTGATCGGGCTCACCATGGTGTTCTCGGCCAGCAGCGTGAAGGCGTACGCGACCAACGGCAACGCGTTCTCCGCCATCTCCAGCCAGGCGGTGTTCGCGCTGCTCGGCCTGGTCGCGTTCTGGGTCTGCCAGCGGCTGCCCGCGCTCACCCTGCGCACCCTCGGCAAGTACATCCTCGGCGCGGCGATCGCGCTGCTCGGGGTCCTGGACCTGATGAACGCCCTGAACGGCCTCGGCGTGCTGAAGGCGGCGGCGGACGGCTCGGTGTCGGTCGGCCCGGTCTCGGCCAACCTGCTCTGGCTCTACGTCGGCGGCTTCGGCATCCAGCCGTCCGAGCTGGCCAAGCTGGGCATGGTGCTGTGGGGCGCGGACGTGATCGCCCGCAAGGGCCCGGCCCTCGCGCACTGGCGTGAGCTGGCGATGCCGCTCTTCCCGGTGGTCGGCCTGCTGTTCGTCCTGGTCGGCTACAACGACGTGGGCACCATGCTGGTGCTGCTGGCGCTGATCGTCGGCCTGCTCTGGGCCGCCGGGGTGCGGCTGCGGGTGTTCGGCGCGCTGGGCGTGCTGGGGCTGGCCGGCATCGGCCTGCTGATCGCCGCGGCGTCCCGGGGCGCCGGCTCCGGTTCCGCCGAGGCGGACACCAACTACCGGGTGGAGCGGCTCACCGCGTTCCTCACCCCGCTGGAGAAGTGCAACCTCGACGGGGCCTGCTACCAGCTGATCCAGGGCCGCTCGGCGATCTTCGAGGGCGGCTGGTTCGGCGTCGGCCTGGGCAAGGGCGCGCTGAAGTGGGGCTGGGTGCCGGAGGCGGAGAACGACTTCATCTTCTCGATCGTCGCCGAGGAGCTGGGCGTGGTCGGCTGCGCGGTGGTGCTGGCGCTGTTCTCGGTGCTGGCCTACACCGGGTTCCGGATCGCCCGCCGTTCGGCCGATCCGTTCCGCCGGCTGGCGGCCGCCTCGATCACCACCTGGCTGGTCGCCCAGGCCGTGATCAACATGGGCGGGGTGGTCGGCGTGCTGCCGATCACCGGGCTTCCGCTACCGTTCATCTCCGCGGGTGGCAGCGCCCTGGTCGTGGCCATGGCGGCGATCGGGATCCTGGCCTCGTTCGCCCGGGCCGAACCGGATGCGGCGCGGGCCCTGAACGCCCGTCCGACTCCTCGATGGGTGCGACTAGTGTGGGCCCCGCTGCCGCCGCTGTCCCCGCCGCGGCGGCCGGGACAACCGCGTCCTCCTGCCCAGAAACAGCCGGGCACCCGGGCACCGGTGGGCGGGGGGAGGAGCCGTCTCTAG
- the murG gene encoding undecaprenyldiphospho-muramoylpentapeptide beta-N-acetylglucosaminyltransferase, with protein MVPLRSVVLAGGGTGGHIYPLLAFADALRRHFPQVRITTLGSPKGMENQLIPAAGYDLRVIPAFQLPRSLNLDLLRTPDRMYRSAQAAGEIIDEVRAEVVVGFGGYVSVPAYLAAWRRELPIVIHEVNVPAGVANRMGMKFTKRVAVGFPHQLEQVDVLRNARLVGVPLRTGITRMDRPALRPQALYHFGLRPDLPVLFVCGGSSGARTINLAVAAAAKPLAHAGIQVLHVQGGRNEPFDVPADLPVPYVVVPYLSDMQLGYAAADLMLCRGGAITVAETTALGMPAIYVPYPFSNQEQRRNALPVVESGGGMLVDNSELTPDWIERNIIPLARDRQRLAAMGQAAAQYGRRDGDEQLVRFVWEAVGR; from the coding sequence ATGGTTCCGCTGCGGTCGGTCGTGCTCGCCGGGGGAGGCACCGGCGGTCACATCTACCCGCTGCTCGCCTTCGCCGACGCGCTCCGGCGCCACTTCCCGCAGGTCCGGATCACCACGCTGGGCAGCCCCAAGGGGATGGAGAACCAGCTCATCCCGGCGGCCGGCTACGACCTGCGGGTGATCCCGGCATTCCAGCTGCCCCGCTCGCTGAACCTGGACCTGCTGCGCACCCCGGACCGGATGTACCGGTCCGCGCAGGCCGCCGGTGAGATCATCGACGAGGTGCGGGCCGAGGTGGTGGTGGGCTTCGGCGGCTACGTCTCGGTGCCGGCCTACCTGGCCGCCTGGCGGCGCGAGCTGCCGATCGTCATCCACGAGGTGAACGTGCCGGCCGGTGTCGCCAACCGGATGGGCATGAAGTTCACCAAGCGGGTCGCCGTCGGTTTCCCGCACCAGCTGGAACAGGTCGACGTGCTGCGCAACGCGCGCCTGGTCGGTGTGCCGCTGCGGACCGGGATCACCCGGATGGACCGCCCGGCGCTGCGCCCGCAGGCGCTCTACCACTTCGGGCTGCGCCCGGACCTGCCGGTGCTGTTCGTCTGCGGCGGGTCGTCCGGCGCGCGCACGATCAACCTGGCGGTGGCCGCGGCGGCCAAGCCGCTGGCCCACGCCGGGATCCAGGTGCTGCACGTGCAGGGCGGGCGCAACGAGCCGTTCGACGTGCCCGCCGACCTGCCCGTGCCGTATGTCGTAGTGCCCTACCTCTCCGACATGCAGCTCGGATACGCTGCCGCCGACCTCATGCTCTGCCGCGGCGGCGCGATCACGGTGGCCGAGACCACCGCGCTCGGCATGCCGGCGATCTACGTGCCGTACCCGTTCAGCAACCAGGAACAGCGGCGCAACGCGCTCCCGGTGGTGGAGTCGGGAGGCGGCATGCTGGTGGACAACAGCGAGCTGACACCGGACTGGATCGAGCGGAACATCATCCCGCTGGCCCGGGACCGGCAGCGGCTGGCTGCCATGGGTCAGGCCGCCGCCCAGTACGGCCGCCGCGACGGCGACGAGCAGCTGGTGCGCTTCGTATGGGAAGCGGTGGGCCGATGA
- the murC gene encoding UDP-N-acetylmuramate--L-alanine ligase, with protein MNTAELTPAGEMTAEDLGSVHLIGIGGVGMAGLARLLLTRGVPVSGSELREWPALAALRALGGTVHMAHEASNLDGVDTVVYSTAIPADHVELVEARRRGLRVLHRSEALAAAMTGRKTIAVAGTHGKTTTTSIMTVILQHAGQDPSFVIGGELSAAGSNGHHGTGPHFVAEADESDKSFLAYRPHVAIITNIEGDHLNNWGDLETLKAGFLEFGELADGFVVTCADGPGTEELIAGLRAAGRTVYTYGESEGADLRISDVVSTVNGVRYRAELDGRPLGEFKLALPGRHMGLNSAATVLTALKLGLPLDKIVEALESFPGVRRRFERKGIAAGVRVYDEYAYHPTSVLAALRTLREVAGDGRLLVVFQPYRVYRTRDLQAELAEGLAVADQAIVMEVFGPGETRGPGEGGLALTAAIDLPADRKVFVPDWEDVPAEVVRRSRPGDVVVTMGAPPISLMGDELLAALAEADLRPDLAG; from the coding sequence GTGAACACGGCGGAGTTGACGCCGGCCGGTGAGATGACCGCCGAGGACCTGGGCAGCGTGCATCTGATCGGGATCGGCGGGGTCGGCATGGCCGGCCTGGCGCGGCTCCTGCTGACCCGGGGCGTCCCGGTCTCCGGCAGCGAGCTGCGGGAGTGGCCCGCGCTGGCGGCGCTGCGCGCGCTCGGTGGAACGGTGCACATGGCGCACGAGGCGTCGAACCTCGACGGCGTCGACACCGTCGTCTACTCCACCGCGATCCCCGCCGACCACGTGGAGCTGGTCGAGGCGCGCCGCCGCGGCCTGCGGGTGCTGCACCGCTCGGAGGCGCTCGCGGCGGCGATGACCGGCCGCAAGACCATCGCGGTGGCCGGCACCCACGGCAAGACCACCACCACCTCGATCATGACGGTGATCCTGCAGCACGCCGGCCAGGACCCGTCCTTCGTGATCGGCGGCGAGCTGTCCGCGGCCGGTTCCAACGGCCACCACGGCACCGGCCCGCACTTCGTCGCCGAGGCGGACGAGAGCGACAAGTCGTTCCTGGCCTACCGCCCGCACGTCGCGATCATCACCAACATCGAGGGCGACCACCTCAACAACTGGGGTGACCTGGAGACGCTCAAGGCGGGCTTCCTGGAGTTCGGCGAGCTCGCCGACGGTTTCGTGGTGACCTGCGCGGACGGGCCGGGCACCGAGGAGCTGATCGCCGGGCTGCGGGCCGCGGGCCGGACCGTCTACACGTACGGCGAGTCCGAGGGCGCCGACCTGCGGATCAGCGACGTGGTGTCGACCGTCAACGGGGTCCGCTACCGCGCCGAGCTGGACGGCAGGCCGCTGGGCGAGTTCAAGCTCGCGCTGCCCGGCCGGCACATGGGGCTCAACAGCGCCGCCACCGTGCTGACCGCGCTGAAGCTGGGCCTGCCGCTCGACAAGATCGTCGAGGCGCTGGAGTCGTTCCCCGGCGTGCGCCGCCGCTTCGAGCGCAAGGGCATCGCCGCCGGTGTCCGGGTCTACGACGAGTACGCCTACCACCCGACCTCGGTGCTGGCCGCGCTGCGCACGCTGCGCGAGGTGGCCGGCGACGGCCGGTTGCTGGTGGTCTTCCAGCCGTACCGGGTGTACCGCACCCGGGACCTGCAGGCCGAGCTGGCCGAGGGGCTGGCGGTGGCCGACCAGGCGATCGTGATGGAGGTGTTCGGCCCGGGCGAGACCCGCGGGCCGGGCGAGGGCGGTCTCGCCCTGACCGCCGCGATCGACCTGCCCGCCGACCGCAAGGTCTTCGTCCCGGACTGGGAGGACGTGCCGGCCGAGGTGGTGCGCCGCAGCCGTCCCGGCGACGTGGTGGTGACCATGGGCGCGCCGCCGATCTCGCTGATGGGCGACGAGCTGCTGGCCGCGCTCGCCGAGGCGGACCTGCGGCCGGACCTCGCGGGCTGA
- a CDS encoding cell division protein FtsQ/DivIB: MAGSGTRNWRLVRADTDAVPPSARRFMARARQRRLRAALPWLVGAGVLLVAGGLLWLVYGTSVLGVRTVEVAGAQTLGAEQVRAAAAVPAGRPLARVDLDDVAARVRGLAPVDRVVASREWPSTLRIEVVERVAVAAVPVRGQFELIDDDGVPFRVVAAPPAGLPLARLATPGPADANTHSALTVLAALSDDLREQLVAISVTSPVAIRLELRKDRVVIWGDDTDSEQKSKVATALLRRKGDEIDVSAPTVVTIR, translated from the coding sequence GTGGCGGGCTCGGGCACGCGCAACTGGCGGCTGGTGCGGGCGGACACCGATGCGGTGCCGCCGTCCGCGCGCCGGTTCATGGCCCGGGCCCGGCAGCGCCGGCTGCGTGCCGCGCTGCCCTGGCTGGTCGGGGCCGGCGTGCTGCTGGTCGCCGGTGGTCTGCTCTGGCTGGTCTACGGCACCTCGGTGCTCGGCGTGCGCACGGTCGAGGTGGCCGGCGCGCAGACGCTCGGCGCGGAACAGGTGCGCGCCGCGGCGGCGGTGCCGGCCGGTCGCCCGCTCGCCCGGGTGGACCTGGACGACGTGGCGGCCCGGGTGCGCGGGCTGGCCCCGGTGGACCGGGTGGTGGCGAGCCGCGAGTGGCCGTCCACCCTCCGGATCGAGGTGGTCGAGCGGGTCGCGGTGGCCGCGGTGCCGGTCCGCGGCCAGTTCGAGCTGATCGACGACGACGGCGTGCCCTTCCGGGTGGTCGCCGCGCCGCCGGCCGGCCTCCCGCTGGCCCGGCTGGCGACGCCCGGCCCGGCCGACGCGAACACCCACTCGGCGCTGACCGTGCTCGCCGCGCTGAGTGACGACCTGCGGGAGCAGCTCGTGGCGATCTCGGTCACCTCGCCGGTGGCGATCCGCCTGGAGCTGCGCAAGGACCGGGTGGTCATCTGGGGTGACGACACCGACAGCGAGCAGAAGAGCAAGGTGGCCACGGCGCTGTTGCGGCGCAAGGGCGACGAGATCGACGTCAGTGCCCCGACGGTCGTGACGATCCGATAA
- the ftsZ gene encoding cell division protein FtsZ has protein sequence MTPPHNYLAVIKVVGIGGGGVNAVNRMIEVGLKGVEFIAINTDAQALLMSDADVKLDVGRELTRGLGAGAQPDVGKNAAEDHRDEIEEVLKGADMVFVTCGEGGGTGTGGAPVVANIARKLGALTIGVVTRPFSFEGKRRQVQAEAGIDELRNQCDTLIVIPNDRLLALGDRGISMMDAFRQADQVLLSGVQGITDLITTPGLINLDFADVKSVMSNAGSALMGIGSARGDNRAVEAAERAISSPLLEQSMDGARGVLLSIAGGSDLGLFEINDAAQLVTDAAHPDANIIFGAVIDDALGDEVRVTVIAAGFDGGSPSYKPAEPVRKQVPPPAQTPSPAAPASPITSTSLTTHQQPPTQATPTPRKVLFDDVDVPDFLKNGS, from the coding sequence ATGACACCTCCGCACAACTACCTTGCGGTCATCAAGGTCGTCGGCATCGGCGGCGGCGGCGTGAACGCCGTGAACCGCATGATCGAGGTTGGGCTCAAAGGCGTCGAGTTCATCGCGATCAACACCGATGCCCAGGCTTTGCTGATGAGCGACGCCGACGTCAAGCTGGACGTCGGCCGGGAACTGACCCGCGGTCTCGGCGCCGGCGCGCAGCCCGACGTCGGCAAGAACGCCGCCGAGGACCACCGCGACGAGATCGAGGAGGTCCTCAAGGGGGCCGACATGGTCTTCGTGACCTGTGGCGAGGGCGGCGGCACCGGCACCGGCGGCGCGCCCGTGGTGGCGAACATCGCCCGCAAGCTGGGCGCGCTCACCATCGGCGTGGTGACCCGGCCGTTCTCGTTCGAGGGCAAGCGGCGGCAGGTCCAGGCCGAGGCCGGCATCGACGAGCTGCGCAACCAGTGCGACACGCTGATCGTGATCCCGAACGACCGGCTCCTGGCGCTCGGCGACCGCGGCATCAGCATGATGGACGCGTTCCGGCAGGCCGACCAGGTGCTGCTCTCCGGTGTTCAGGGCATCACCGACCTGATCACCACCCCGGGTCTGATCAACCTGGACTTCGCCGACGTCAAGAGCGTGATGAGCAACGCGGGCAGCGCGCTCATGGGCATCGGTAGCGCGCGGGGCGACAACCGCGCGGTCGAGGCCGCCGAGCGGGCCATCTCCAGCCCCCTGCTGGAGCAGAGCATGGACGGCGCGCGCGGCGTGCTGCTCTCCATCGCCGGTGGCTCCGACCTCGGCCTGTTCGAGATCAACGACGCGGCGCAGCTGGTCACCGACGCGGCGCACCCGGACGCGAACATCATCTTCGGTGCGGTGATCGACGACGCGCTCGGCGACGAGGTGCGGGTGACCGTGATCGCGGCCGGATTCGACGGGGGCTCGCCCTCGTACAAGCCGGCCGAGCCGGTGCGCAAGCAGGTGCCGCCGCCGGCCCAGACGCCGAGCCCGGCCGCCCCGGCCTCGCCGATCACGTCGACGTCGCTGACCACGCACCAGCAGCCGCCGACGCAGGCCACGCCGACGCCGCGCAAGGTGCTCTTCGACGACGTGGACGTGCCGGACTTCCTGAAGAACGGTTCGTGA
- a CDS encoding YggS family pyridoxal phosphate-dependent enzyme, with product MSDDRRRAELAANLQLVRERIERACVAAGRSPGSVTLTAVTKTYPASDVLLLAGLGVTDVGENKDQEAAGKAAQARAAGVRLRWHFVGQLQRNKARSVASYADVVESVDSLRLAAALDRAALAVRDRPLDVLVQVSLDGDPARGGAAGDDLWRVSDAVASSDGLRLGGVMAVAPRGWEPGRAFERLAELAGRIVATHPGATTVSAGMSGDLEEAIRHGATHVRIGTSLLGMRNSLR from the coding sequence TTGAGTGACGACAGGCGGCGGGCCGAGCTCGCCGCCAACCTCCAGCTGGTGCGGGAGCGGATCGAGCGCGCCTGCGTGGCGGCCGGGCGGTCCCCGGGGTCGGTGACCCTGACCGCGGTGACCAAGACGTACCCGGCGAGTGACGTGCTGTTGCTCGCCGGGCTCGGCGTCACCGACGTCGGGGAGAACAAGGATCAGGAGGCGGCCGGGAAGGCCGCGCAGGCCCGCGCCGCCGGCGTGCGCCTGCGCTGGCACTTCGTCGGCCAGTTGCAGCGCAACAAGGCCAGATCGGTTGCCTCGTACGCGGATGTGGTCGAGTCCGTCGACTCGCTGCGCCTGGCCGCCGCGCTGGACCGGGCCGCCCTCGCGGTCCGCGACCGGCCGCTCGACGTGCTCGTCCAGGTGAGTCTGGACGGCGACCCGGCACGCGGCGGGGCGGCCGGTGACGATCTCTGGCGGGTATCCGACGCGGTGGCCTCTTCGGACGGTCTGCGTCTGGGCGGCGTGATGGCGGTCGCCCCCCGTGGCTGGGAGCCCGGCCGCGCCTTCGAACGACTTGCCGAACTGGCTGGCCGGATAGTTGCGACACATCCCGGTGCAACCACCGTCTCCGCGGGTATGAGTGGCGACCTGGAGGAGGCGATCCGGCATGGGGCGACACACGTACGGATCGGTACATCTTTACTCGGGATGCGAAACTCGCTGCGGTAG
- a CDS encoding cell division protein SepF: MSTFRKAAVWLGLAEEDDDRDYEDRGYRESSYRSARDRDRDRDRYSAADRYSDGFDDDDVEEERAVPRTRSDRDRSDRVERAGRLSERVSSVRAELDRDDDDRIERASVRSITRPSVAPEQPSALTYSTRENLALAPQPPVHQPQVHQRPVEDEQRYQITTLHPTTYREARTIGEHFRDGVPVIINLTEMDESDARRLVDFAAGLAFGLRGTIERVTNRVFLLSPANVQVTAEDKAKIAEGGFFTQS; this comes from the coding sequence ATGAGTACTTTCCGGAAGGCGGCCGTCTGGCTGGGGCTCGCCGAGGAGGACGACGACCGCGACTACGAGGACCGGGGATACCGCGAGAGCTCCTACCGCTCCGCCCGGGACCGTGATCGCGACCGGGACCGCTACTCCGCCGCCGACCGGTACTCCGACGGCTTCGACGACGACGACGTCGAGGAGGAGCGCGCGGTGCCGCGCACGCGCTCCGACCGGGACCGCTCCGACCGGGTCGAGCGCGCCGGCCGGCTCAGCGAGCGCGTCTCCTCGGTGCGTGCCGAACTGGACCGGGACGACGACGACCGGATCGAGCGGGCCAGTGTCCGTTCCATCACCCGTCCCTCGGTGGCGCCCGAGCAGCCCTCGGCGCTGACCTACTCCACCCGGGAGAACCTGGCGCTCGCCCCGCAGCCGCCGGTCCACCAGCCGCAGGTGCACCAGCGCCCGGTCGAGGACGAGCAGCGGTACCAGATCACCACGCTGCACCCGACCACGTACCGGGAGGCCCGGACGATCGGCGAGCATTTCCGCGACGGCGTCCCGGTCATCATCAATCTCACCGAGATGGACGAGTCCGACGCCCGCCGTCTCGTGGACTTCGCCGCCGGGCTGGCTTTCGGCCTGCGGGGTACGATCGAGCGCGTGACCAACCGGGTTTTCCTGCTCTCACCGGCGAATGTCCAGGTCACCGCGGAGGACAAGGCCAAGATCGCTGAGGGCGGCTTCTTCACCCAGAGTTGA
- a CDS encoding YggT family protein produces MLSIVFQILYLLVYLFFLVLLSRFVMGAVLQYGRRWQPSRGASAALELVWSVTDPPLKALRRVIPPLRIGNVSLDLASIVLLVILFVLMELVLVRLI; encoded by the coding sequence GTGCTGTCGATCGTGTTCCAAATCCTCTATCTGTTGGTGTACCTCTTCTTCCTCGTGCTGCTGAGCAGGTTCGTCATGGGGGCGGTCCTCCAGTACGGACGCCGCTGGCAGCCGAGCCGGGGCGCGTCCGCCGCACTCGAATTGGTGTGGAGCGTCACGGATCCGCCCCTCAAGGCGTTGAGGCGTGTGATCCCACCGCTGCGCATTGGTAACGTGAGTTTGGACCTGGCTTCCATCGTGCTGCTGGTTATCCTGTTCGTGCTCATGGAGTTAGTGCTAGTTCGCCTCATCTAG
- a CDS encoding DivIVA domain-containing protein: MPLTPADVHNVAFKKPPIGKRGYDEEEVDAFLDEVERELARLIEENNELRAQVERGGRGGAPAGPGADPRLAAELNDLKAQLDRVQRDKSAAEQAARQMQAELEQVRAQGPGPGAGPTGADGEQQALRVLMMAQRTADDHVSDARREADKLLSDARSKAEEVTREARAKADALERDARQRHQEAMGGLDAKRTALQKHIEELKQFEREYRTRLKAYLESQLRDLDGRGQGLEAEMARADASRAVGGTGGLAAAGLAGSYGGRANAIESGR, encoded by the coding sequence ATGCCGCTGACCCCGGCCGACGTGCATAACGTCGCCTTCAAGAAGCCCCCGATCGGCAAGCGGGGGTATGACGAGGAGGAGGTCGACGCCTTCCTGGACGAGGTCGAGCGCGAGCTCGCCCGTCTGATCGAGGAGAACAACGAGCTGCGCGCCCAGGTGGAGCGCGGCGGTCGGGGTGGCGCGCCAGCCGGCCCGGGTGCCGACCCCCGCCTCGCGGCCGAGCTCAACGACCTGAAGGCCCAGCTCGACCGCGTGCAGCGGGACAAGTCGGCGGCCGAGCAGGCTGCCCGCCAGATGCAGGCCGAGCTGGAGCAGGTGCGCGCCCAGGGCCCCGGCCCCGGCGCCGGCCCGACCGGCGCCGACGGCGAGCAGCAGGCTCTCCGGGTGCTGATGATGGCCCAGCGCACCGCCGACGACCACGTGTCCGACGCCCGGCGCGAGGCCGACAAACTCCTGTCCGACGCCCGCTCCAAGGCGGAGGAGGTCACCCGCGAGGCCCGGGCCAAGGCCGACGCCCTCGAGCGCGACGCGCGTCAGCGGCACCAGGAGGCGATGGGCGGCCTGGACGCCAAGCGGACCGCGCTGCAGAAGCACATCGAGGAGCTCAAGCAGTTCGAGCGGGAGTACCGCACCCGCCTGAAGGCGTACCTGGAGAGCCAGCTGCGCGACCTCGACGGCCGTGGCCAGGGCTTGGAGGCCGAGATGGCCCGGGCCGACGCGAGCCGTGCGGTCGGTGGCACCGGTGGTCTCGCCGCGGCCGGCCTGGCCGGGTCGTACGGCGGCCGGGCCAACGCCATCGAATCGGGTCGCTGA
- a CDS encoding DUF167 domain-containing protein, which yields MAKREVPSGVSVPVRVRPGAGRTRVGGRYAGPHGPALIIAVGAPAVDGKATEAVRRALADALGVRAADVALRIGATSRDKVFTVDAPAADLEARLTRLLDA from the coding sequence ATGGCCAAGCGGGAGGTGCCCTCCGGGGTCTCGGTGCCGGTGCGGGTCCGGCCGGGCGCAGGCCGGACCCGGGTCGGTGGGCGGTATGCCGGTCCCCACGGCCCGGCGCTGATCATCGCGGTGGGCGCGCCCGCGGTGGACGGCAAGGCGACCGAGGCGGTCCGCCGGGCTCTCGCTGACGCGCTCGGCGTGCGCGCCGCCGACGTGGCGCTGCGGATCGGCGCCACCAGCCGCGACAAGGTCTTCACCGTCGACGCCCCGGCGGCGGATCTCGAAGCTCGCCTCACCCGGCTCCTCGACGCCTGA
- a CDS encoding TraR/DksA family transcriptional regulator codes for MAKATDIRTAASGAAATERSRTAAETEEIREALVARLNELQAEYDQALSAITELSRERLADSAGDDQADTGTKTFEREQEITLANNLLERITQVERAIDRLGSGNYGWCERCGNQIPVERLAAFPSATLCVSCKQLEERR; via the coding sequence ATGGCCAAGGCAACCGACATCCGGACCGCTGCGAGCGGCGCGGCCGCGACCGAGCGGTCCCGAACCGCGGCGGAGACCGAGGAGATCCGGGAGGCTCTGGTGGCGCGGCTCAACGAGCTGCAGGCCGAGTACGATCAGGCGCTCAGTGCGATCACCGAGCTTTCGCGCGAGCGGCTCGCCGACTCGGCCGGGGACGACCAGGCCGACACCGGCACCAAGACGTTCGAGCGGGAGCAGGAGATCACGCTGGCCAACAACCTGCTCGAGCGGATCACACAGGTGGAACGTGCCATCGACCGGCTCGGGTCGGGCAACTACGGTTGGTGCGAGCGGTGCGGCAACCAGATCCCGGTCGAGCGACTGGCCGCCTTCCCGTCCGCGACCCTGTGTGTCTCTTGCAAGCAACTGGAGGAAAGACGCTGA